A region of Antedon mediterranea chromosome 8, ecAntMedi1.1, whole genome shotgun sequence DNA encodes the following proteins:
- the LOC140057350 gene encoding uncharacterized protein isoform X3 has product MLKMTYHIRIIVILLCWPLLLNDACDYFKDPSTGVLPNIKIGHLEKLEAQEKRSSKFGSLRASFRALRTWGSTESIPKKRTISTGSILHTSPKMRPKSLHVEHHRTFTPESSPKTKHRPLSTIETDRQLMPPPAVPSTIKMAKNSFAGNQPGDFHKSGSDSNIRASSTSTYI; this is encoded by the exons ATGTTGAAGATGACATACCACATCAGAATTATCGTCATACTGTTATGCTGGCCTCTATTGCTGAATGACGCATGTG ACTATTTCAAAGACCCTTCCACAG GTGTGCTTCCCAACATAAAAATTGGACATTTAGAAAAACTTGAGGCTCAAGAGAAACGATCATCAAAATTTGGCTCGTTGAGGGCATCTTTCAGGGCGTTAAGAACATGGGGATCAACAGAGAGTATACCAAAAAAAAGGACAATATCAACGGGAAGCATTTTGCATACTTCACCTAAGATGAGACCTAAGAGTTTGCATGTTGAACACCATAGAACTTTCACGCCAGAATCCTCcccaaaaacaaaacatagacCTTTATCCACTATAGAAACAGACAGACaa TTAATGCCACCACCAGCAGTACCATCAACCATAAAAATGGCGAAAAACAGTTTTGCTGG AAATCAGCCTGGAGATTTTCATAAAAGTGGATCAGATTCCAATATTAGAGCATCATCGACATCAACATACATCTGa